The Brevibacillus brevis genome contains a region encoding:
- a CDS encoding MerR family transcriptional regulator: MFKISEFSRLSRVSLKTLRFYDQIGILKPADIDKETGYRFYVAEQLVTLNRILMYKDLGFTLQQIQQLLHEEMSLEQVQGIFRQKEREMEQLLEAEQARLKRIKERLLTIEQKGYVEQEVVFKRVEAQKIVSFRSEGTVEEIPMLFDRLAQYAGKQQRGMLPPIVLWKESERDERVFELEIGYVLKQDIPLPSDMLEIRMLPEEPMMATLVQRVEPFVPSTACIDLAKWIERNQYRIKKDQPGRENYLQSSHGGDTYVEVQIPIESP, from the coding sequence ATGTTTAAGATCAGTGAATTTTCCCGATTGAGTAGAGTGTCTTTAAAGACGCTTCGTTTTTATGACCAGATTGGCATTTTGAAGCCAGCGGATATCGACAAAGAGACTGGCTATCGGTTTTATGTAGCAGAGCAATTGGTTACGCTCAATCGAATCCTCATGTACAAGGACTTGGGATTTACGTTGCAACAAATTCAGCAATTGCTGCATGAAGAGATGTCCCTGGAACAAGTGCAAGGCATATTCAGGCAAAAAGAAAGGGAAATGGAACAGCTGCTTGAGGCGGAGCAAGCCCGATTGAAGCGAATCAAGGAGCGTCTGCTAACGATCGAGCAAAAGGGGTACGTAGAACAAGAGGTTGTCTTTAAACGAGTCGAAGCCCAAAAAATTGTCTCGTTCCGTTCAGAAGGTACGGTAGAAGAGATTCCGATGCTTTTCGATCGGCTGGCTCAATATGCTGGCAAGCAGCAGAGAGGAATGCTTCCTCCCATCGTTTTGTGGAAGGAGTCGGAGAGAGACGAGAGGGTATTCGAATTGGAGATCGGCTATGTGCTCAAACAAGACATTCCTTTGCCATCCGACATGCTAGAAATACGTATGCTGCCGGAGGAGCCAATGATGGCCACCCTGGTCCAGCGAGTAGAACCATTCGTTCCTTCTACGGCCTGCATAGACTTGGCAAAATGGATAGAGCGAAATCAATACCGGATCAAAAAAGATCAGCCAGGCAGAGAAAACTATCTGCAATCCTCACATGGGGGCGATACGTATGTAGAAGTACAAATTCCCATTGAATCCCCATGA
- a CDS encoding alpha/beta fold hydrolase: MDYDIFHLGEVRLQSGVTLPHAFIAYKTYGTLNAAKDNVIIFPTSFGDQHYQNEWLIGEDKALNPNQYFIIIPNMLGNGLSSSPSNTASPYDQANFPHVTIYDNVVLQHRLITERFGIKKIALATGWSMGAIQAFHWAASYPDMVERLAPFAGTAKTWPHNIVLIEGIRAALQADAAWNNGQYTASPEVGLRTLGRVYASWGFSQPFYREECYKALGYKTLSEFISGFWEESFVPSDANDLLAMMWTWQHADISQNDRYKGDFKAALRSIQARTVVMPVRTDLYFTPEDSEYETKHIPNATFKPIESIWGHLAGFGLNPVDTAFIDNTLKELLGTN, translated from the coding sequence ATGGATTACGACATTTTTCACTTGGGAGAGGTTCGCTTGCAGTCAGGCGTGACACTACCGCATGCATTTATTGCTTACAAAACGTATGGCACGCTCAACGCAGCCAAGGATAACGTCATTATATTTCCTACTTCATTTGGAGACCAGCATTACCAAAACGAATGGCTCATCGGGGAAGATAAGGCTTTGAACCCGAATCAATATTTTATCATCATTCCCAATATGCTCGGCAACGGGCTATCGTCCTCCCCTAGCAATACGGCAAGTCCATATGATCAGGCCAATTTTCCACACGTTACAATCTACGATAATGTCGTACTTCAGCATCGACTCATTACGGAGAGGTTTGGCATCAAAAAAATTGCGCTGGCAACCGGCTGGTCGATGGGGGCCATCCAGGCTTTTCATTGGGCAGCGAGCTACCCAGATATGGTTGAACGATTGGCTCCGTTTGCCGGCACCGCAAAAACATGGCCGCATAACATCGTCTTGATCGAAGGGATCCGAGCAGCATTGCAGGCCGATGCAGCTTGGAATAACGGGCAGTATACAGCATCTCCCGAGGTTGGCTTGCGTACCTTGGGGCGCGTTTATGCGAGTTGGGGGTTTTCGCAGCCATTTTACCGCGAGGAATGCTATAAAGCTTTGGGCTATAAGACACTTTCCGAATTTATCTCAGGATTTTGGGAGGAGAGCTTTGTTCCTTCGGATGCAAACGATTTGCTGGCGATGATGTGGACTTGGCAGCATGCCGACATAAGCCAAAATGATAGGTACAAGGGAGACTTTAAGGCGGCGTTACGAAGCATCCAGGCACGGACGGTTGTGATGCCCGTACGGACTGATTTGTATTTCACGCCAGAAGACAGTGAATATGAGACGAAGCACATCCCAAACGCTACCTTTAAGCCGATTGAATCGATCTGGGGACACTTGGCTGGGTTTGGACTTAACCCTGTCGATACCGCGTTTATTGATAACACCTTAAAAGAACTGTTGGGGACAAACTGA
- a CDS encoding cyclase family protein, with amino-acid sequence MNRKARRFIDLSVPLDRLAKEPFPPDIQYSNHEEGAVQAAQYFGLQPTDFPEQKAWASETVTLTTHIGTHVDAPWHYWPTSEGEPAKTIDQLPLEWFYGDGVLLDFSEKPSGYEITVNDVKQKLAQIQYELKPFDIVLIRTDADKRYYEEHYFQSHAGVSAEATHWLIDQGIKVMGTDGWGWDIPFSVQAADYKQNPRDGVLWAAHYVGKEKEYCQIEKLANLEQLPRAYGFTVSVFPVKVKGASAGWARPVAIFEEEE; translated from the coding sequence ATGAATAGAAAAGCACGTCGGTTCATTGATCTGAGTGTGCCTCTTGATCGTCTGGCAAAAGAACCGTTTCCTCCTGATATTCAATACAGTAATCATGAAGAAGGGGCTGTCCAAGCTGCGCAGTATTTCGGATTGCAGCCAACGGATTTTCCCGAACAGAAGGCTTGGGCGAGTGAAACGGTGACACTCACGACACATATAGGGACACATGTCGATGCGCCTTGGCATTACTGGCCTACTTCAGAGGGAGAGCCAGCGAAAACGATTGATCAGTTGCCGTTGGAGTGGTTCTACGGAGATGGTGTCCTGCTTGATTTTAGCGAAAAGCCGTCTGGCTATGAAATCACGGTGAATGATGTAAAACAAAAGCTCGCCCAAATCCAATACGAACTGAAACCGTTCGATATTGTCCTGATCAGGACCGATGCGGATAAAAGATACTATGAAGAGCACTATTTTCAATCACATGCAGGAGTATCCGCCGAAGCAACACATTGGCTGATTGATCAAGGAATTAAGGTCATGGGAACCGATGGATGGGGATGGGATATTCCGTTTTCCGTTCAAGCTGCTGATTATAAACAAAATCCGCGCGATGGCGTTTTATGGGCGGCTCACTATGTGGGAAAAGAGAAAGAGTATTGCCAAATTGAAAAGCTGGCGAATTTGGAGCAATTGCCGAGGGCCTACGGGTTTACCGTTTCTGTGTTTCCTGTAAAAGTGAAAGGAGCGAGCGCGGGATGGGCGCGTCCGGTTGCGATTTTTGAGGAAGAGGAGTAG
- a CDS encoding Ada metal-binding domain-containing protein: MPAKTYTLLGADRQFYKSDTPGTFGGYKPGKIYGRLDCPSAIRAIARGGYVRHRVFFADEATAIAAGYRPCAVCLREKYLLWKANLRGFERVHSCPSTFVT, encoded by the coding sequence ATGCCTGCGAAAACGTACACCCTGCTAGGAGCCGATCGCCAGTTTTATAAAAGCGATACACCCGGTACATTTGGCGGCTACAAGCCAGGTAAAATATATGGCCGACTGGATTGTCCCTCTGCCATCAGAGCCATTGCGCGAGGCGGTTATGTGCGCCATCGTGTATTTTTTGCTGATGAGGCTACCGCTATTGCTGCGGGGTATCGGCCTTGTGCTGTTTGTTTACGAGAGAAATATTTGTTGTGGAAAGCGAACCTGCGGGGATTCGAAAGAGTACATAGTTGCCCGTCCACATTTGTGACGTGA
- a CDS encoding DNA-3-methyladenine glycosylase 2, whose protein sequence is MTSGLPHSTWVDNREEMILSVPKEFSFSQNLQYLSRASNECMFHIQNGRLYKAIPIEQDSQVVEIHADNDQGLTVRFLSPSLPTEKVRMEVARYVRDWFDLDRDLVPFYELAAGDALLKQAVEKFYGLRTMGIPDLFEALSWGILGQQINLTYAYTLKRRLVETFGRRVEFEGETYWLFPTAEKIAGLTVADLDGLRMTTKKCEYLIDVAQLIVEGKLSKELLWDGGDYQTTEKRLTSIRGIGPWTANYVLMRCLRIPSAFPIDDVGLHNAIKFLLGKEKKPTKAEIRELSKAWTNWESYATFYLWRFLY, encoded by the coding sequence ATGACAAGCGGTCTACCACACTCGACTTGGGTCGATAATAGAGAAGAAATGATCTTGTCCGTACCTAAGGAATTCAGCTTTTCGCAAAATCTTCAATACTTGTCCAGAGCATCCAACGAATGCATGTTTCACATTCAAAACGGGCGCCTCTACAAAGCCATCCCGATCGAACAAGATTCACAAGTAGTCGAAATTCACGCAGATAACGATCAAGGATTGACTGTGCGCTTTCTCAGCCCTTCGCTTCCCACTGAAAAAGTCCGGATGGAGGTAGCACGCTATGTCCGCGATTGGTTCGATCTCGATCGAGACCTGGTTCCGTTTTATGAGCTTGCCGCAGGGGATGCTCTTCTAAAGCAGGCCGTTGAAAAGTTTTACGGGCTGCGGACCATGGGCATTCCCGACCTGTTTGAAGCGCTCAGTTGGGGAATCCTTGGACAGCAAATTAATCTGACCTATGCGTATACGCTTAAACGGCGGTTGGTAGAGACATTCGGAAGACGGGTAGAGTTCGAAGGAGAGACGTATTGGCTTTTTCCGACAGCAGAAAAAATCGCCGGATTGACCGTCGCTGATCTGGATGGATTGCGCATGACGACCAAGAAATGCGAGTATTTGATTGACGTCGCACAACTCATCGTTGAAGGGAAACTATCGAAAGAGCTATTATGGGACGGAGGAGATTATCAAACCACGGAGAAACGATTGACCAGCATCCGTGGGATTGGACCGTGGACGGCCAACTATGTGCTCATGCGCTGTCTGCGAATTCCCTCTGCTTTTCCCATTGACGATGTCGGCCTGCATAATGCGATCAAATTTTTACTAGGCAAAGAAAAAAAGCCGACAAAAGCAGAAATACGAGAGCTGTCCAAGGCTTGGACGAATTGGGAGTCGTACGCTACTTTTTATTTATGGCGTTTTCTTTATTAA
- a CDS encoding deoxyribonuclease IV, whose protein sequence is MLKIGSHVSFSGKGLLNAAEEAATYGSSTFMIYTGAPQNTRRKPIEDQYITEGKEVMAKQGVDEIVVHAPYIINLGSYKDDTYELAVRFLQEEIRRTDYIGVKNIVLHPGAYTDKDAEYGIARIAEGLNEVLTGVKDTDVKIALETMAGKGTEIGRSFEEIAAIIEKVEDNSRLTVCMDTCHIHDAGYDIVNDFDGVLEQFDRTIGLERLAVVHLNDSKNFRGAGKDRHAPIGAGLIGFDAMNYIVNHEKIRHLPLVLETPWISKEKGNERPMYEAEIALLRGEADKRFGDEFMDHVERLDFFFRKQDITRREYVVGIWELLKNDAKAKKADGREPMERLYDMVKEARLFPELTEEQINHRLTAYFAIPKFS, encoded by the coding sequence ATGCTAAAAATAGGTTCGCACGTATCATTCTCCGGTAAGGGACTGCTGAATGCCGCCGAAGAAGCAGCTACCTACGGCTCGAGTACCTTTATGATCTACACGGGAGCACCGCAAAACACCCGCCGCAAACCAATCGAGGACCAGTACATTACGGAAGGCAAAGAAGTAATGGCCAAGCAGGGCGTGGATGAAATTGTGGTACATGCTCCGTACATTATTAACTTGGGCTCTTACAAGGACGATACCTATGAGCTCGCTGTCCGCTTTCTGCAAGAAGAGATTCGCCGGACCGACTATATTGGCGTCAAAAATATCGTGCTGCACCCTGGCGCATACACAGACAAGGATGCAGAGTACGGCATCGCTCGGATCGCAGAAGGCTTGAATGAGGTTCTGACAGGCGTCAAAGACACCGACGTGAAAATCGCGTTGGAGACGATGGCGGGTAAAGGGACGGAAATCGGTCGCAGCTTTGAGGAAATCGCAGCCATCATCGAGAAAGTAGAAGACAACAGCAGGCTGACCGTCTGCATGGATACTTGCCACATTCACGACGCTGGCTATGATATCGTCAATGACTTTGATGGCGTCCTGGAACAGTTTGACCGGACAATCGGCTTGGAGCGTCTCGCCGTCGTTCACTTGAATGACAGCAAAAACTTCCGCGGAGCAGGCAAAGACCGCCATGCGCCAATCGGTGCGGGACTCATTGGCTTTGATGCGATGAATTACATCGTGAACCACGAGAAAATCCGTCACCTGCCGCTTGTACTGGAGACACCTTGGATCAGCAAGGAAAAAGGCAACGAACGTCCGATGTACGAGGCAGAAATCGCCCTCCTGCGCGGGGAAGCGGACAAGCGCTTCGGCGACGAATTCATGGACCATGTGGAGCGACTCGATTTCTTTTTCCGCAAACAAGATATCACCAGACGCGAGTATGTGGTTGGGATTTGGGAGCTGCTCAAAAACGACGCGAAGGCAAAGAAAGCCGATGGCCGCGAGCCGATGGAGCGTCTGTACGATATGGTGAAGGAAGCGAGATTGTTCCCAGAGCTCACCGAAGAGCAGATCAACCACCGCTTGACTGCCTACTTCGCGATTCCGAAATTCTCGTAA